GAGCGCTTCACCGAGGAAGTGGTGGAGACCTTCGTCGGCGAGTACGCCGCCGGTCGTACCCCGAACCCGTGTGTCACCTGCAACGAGAAGATCAAGTTCGAGGCGCTGCTGGACAAGGCGATGGCGCTCGGCTTCGACGCGGTGGCCACCGGGCACTACGCGCGGTTGTCCATTGTGGATGGTGTGCCGGAGCTGCGCCGTGCGGTGGACTCGGGCAAGGACCAGTCGTACGTGCTCGCTTCGCTGACGCCGGAGCAGTTGCGCCACTCGATGTTCCCGCTGGGTGACTCGTGGAAGACCGAGGTGCGGGCCGAGGCGGATCGCCGCGACCTGGCGGTGGCCAACAAGCCGGACAGCCACGACATCTGCTTCATCCCGGACGGTGACACCAAGGGCTTCCTGGAAAAGCGCCTCGGTGCGCGGCCGGGCGACCTCGTCGACGCCGAGACCGGTGCGGTACTCGGGCGGCACACGGGTGTGCACGGGTTCACCGTCGGCCAGCGGAAGGGCCTGGGCATCGAGGCACCGGCGCCGGACGGCCGGCCGCGGTACGTGCTTTCGCTGGAGCCGGTCTCGGGCACGGTGAAGGTCGGGTCGCAGCGGGATCTGGGTGTGGATCGCATCGTCGCGGATCGTGCGGTGTGGCCCGCTGGACCGTTGGGCGGGCCGACGGAGTGCGTGGTGCAGGTGCGGGCGCACGGGGGGATTGCTTCCGCGGTGGCCGAAGTGGACGGTGGCGAGGTGATCGTCCAGTTGCGGGAGCCGTTGACGGGGGTGGCTCCTGGGCAGGTCGTGGTGCTTTATCGGCCGGATGGTGATGGGGATTTGGTGTTGGGGAGCGCGAAGATTTCGGCGACGGGGTAGGTGTGTTGGGGTCTGTGGACCGGGGATGGGGAAGGGCTGGGTGGGGTTGTGGTCGCCTCGAGTGCCCGGCTTGCGTTGGGGTGTCCCGGTTTGTGGCTTGCGTTGGGTTCGCCCGGCGCCCGGCTGCCGGGAGTGTGGCTTTCGCGGCGCCGGCCGCCGGCTAGAGCGCTAGTTTGAAGCCGGTGTGGGTGGGGGCGAAGCCGAGGCGTTCGTAGAAGCGGTGGGCATCGGTGCGTCGGGCATCCGAGGTCAGCTGGACGATGGCGCACCCCCGTGCTTTCGCCTCGTCGATGGCCCACTGGATCATGGTGGTCCCCAGGCCGGTGCCCCGCTGGCTGGAGTGCACTCGCACGCCTTCGATCTGTCCCCGCGAAGCGCCCGTCCGCGCCATGCCGTGGATGATCGACAGTTGCAGCGTCCCGACCGCCTCCCCAGCCACGTCGGCCACCATCAGCAGTTGGTTCGGGTCGGCGTCGATCGCCTCGAAGGCGGCGTAGTACGGGGCCAGCTCGCCGGGATCTTCCCGCCCCGCGCCGATGTCGTCGTCGGCCAGTAGCTGGGCGATGCGTTCGACGTCTTTTCGTTGTGCCCGCCGGATGTTGCTCACGTGCCGGAGTATTCCACGTGCACCGGCCGTTCGAAGAACGTTTCCAGCACCACCGTCGCCTCCGTGCCGCTCACGCCGTCGATCTCGTACAACCGCCGCAGTACTCCCTGCAACTCCTCGGTGCCGCGCGTCCGCACCTTCAGCATCAGCGTCGCCGCGCCCGCGACGATGTGCGCCTCCTCGATCTCCGGGATCACGGCGAGCGCGTCGTGGGTGTCGCCCATCCACGCGTTCGCGTGGACCTGCACGTAGGCCAGCACCCCGTAGTCCAGCGCCACCGGATCGACCTCCACGGTGGTCCGCCGGATCACCGCCGAATCCCGCAGCTTGCGCACCCGCTCGTGCGCCGCCCCGCTGGAGAGGCCGACCGCCCGGCCGAGCGCCGCGTACGACTGGGTGGCGTCGCGTTGCAGTTCTTCCAGCAACCGCCGATCCACATCATCCATGGCTTGACCATACCTCGTTCGGCAATGTTGGATGTATACAGGATGTCATTCAGTAGAAACGAGAAAATTATGGACACGGTTCCAACCGAGCTGGAAGTTCTGGACGAACGGTTCGCCCGCGTCGGCGGGGACGACCGGCTCGAGCGGCTGTACGAGGGCACCCGCTGGGCCGAGGGCCCGGCGTACTTCGCCGCCGGTCGTTACCTGGTCTGGAGCGACATCCCGAACGACCGCATGCTCCGCTGGGACGAGACCAACGGCGTGGTCAGCGTGTTCCGCGGCCCGGCCGGCTACACCAACGGCGCCACCGTCGACCCGCAAGGCAGGCTGGTCAGCTGCGAGCAGGGCAACCGGCGTGTCACCCGCACCGAGCCCGACGGCTCGATCACCGTCATCGCCGACAAGTACCGCGGGAAAAGGTTCAACAGCCCCAACGACGTGGTCGTCGCGGCCGACGGCGCGCACTGGTTCACCGATCCCAGCTAC
The genomic region above belongs to Amycolatopsis sp. YIM 10 and contains:
- the mnmA gene encoding tRNA 2-thiouridine(34) synthase MnmA, with amino-acid sequence MRVLAAMSGGVDSAVAAARAVEAGHEVVGVHLALSAKPGTLRTGSRGCCTIEDSRDARRAADILGIPFYVWDFAERFTEEVVETFVGEYAAGRTPNPCVTCNEKIKFEALLDKAMALGFDAVATGHYARLSIVDGVPELRRAVDSGKDQSYVLASLTPEQLRHSMFPLGDSWKTEVRAEADRRDLAVANKPDSHDICFIPDGDTKGFLEKRLGARPGDLVDAETGAVLGRHTGVHGFTVGQRKGLGIEAPAPDGRPRYVLSLEPVSGTVKVGSQRDLGVDRIVADRAVWPAGPLGGPTECVVQVRAHGGIASAVAEVDGGEVIVQLREPLTGVAPGQVVVLYRPDGDGDLVLGSAKISATG
- a CDS encoding GNAT family N-acetyltransferase; its protein translation is MSNIRRAQRKDVERIAQLLADDDIGAGREDPGELAPYYAAFEAIDADPNQLLMVADVAGEAVGTLQLSIIHGMARTGASRGQIEGVRVHSSQRGTGLGTTMIQWAIDEAKARGCAIVQLTSDARRTDAHRFYERLGFAPTHTGFKLAL
- a CDS encoding Lrp/AsnC family transcriptional regulator, which codes for MDDVDRRLLEELQRDATQSYAALGRAVGLSSGAAHERVRKLRDSAVIRRTTVEVDPVALDYGVLAYVQVHANAWMGDTHDALAVIPEIEEAHIVAGAATLMLKVRTRGTEELQGVLRRLYEIDGVSGTEATVVLETFFERPVHVEYSGT